The nucleotide sequence CCAGCCGGTGATGATGTAGGAATCCATGTTGCCAATGACGGTGCGCAGTTCCTCTCGCATCTCCAGGAAACGTCCTCGGACGTTCTCCTCGGTCAGCGCGCCGCCGTTGTAGAAATGCTTGTAGAGCCGGTCAGCGAAGAGCCGCCGAAAGCCGGGATTGGCCTTCAAGGCTCGGAAGAGGATCCCGTTGGCGTTGCTCTGGCCATTGAGTTCAGCGAACCGATCAACCTGGAGCTGGCTGGACACAAACGTGCCTTCGGCGTCCCAGACGAAGAACTTCCATTGTCCGGTCTCGGAGCGTTCGGCGGCCGCCGACCAGTTGTTCTGCGGCCAGTCCCAGTCGTTGGGCCACAGGCGAATGATGAGGTAGTCAATAAAGGAAGGAATGTCGAGTCGGCGACCCATCTCCGCGTAGTTCGCGGCAATGCTCAGGTTCTGCGTGCGGGCGAAGTCGAGCATTCGATTCCACGATTGCGTATCGCCGTCGCGAATGCCGCTCATGGTCATCACGTCCCAAGGCTTGTCGCTGTCGAACCACTCCTGGCAGGCCTCGTCTTTGACGTGCTCGGTGGGATTGAAATAGCCCTTGTACTCGCCGTTGACGAAGAGATTGGCGAAACGCCCGACGGCGGCCCGGCTGCCCATGTCCTTGTGCAGCCGGCGAAGCAGCTCGTCTTTGACGAACGGATTGGTCCGGTCGTTGTGCCCGGCGCGAAGGACGATACTGGCAAATCGATCGACGTCGGACTCGGGAAACAGCGGGTATTCCAGCCGGTTTGCGCCGTAGCGGCCTCGGAAATAGAGCCGCAGACTGAATTTGCCGTACCCGGACCAGTACCCGTTCTGACGCACGTAGCGCGGACGCGTGTAATTGCTGCCGTGGACACGAAGACCGCAATCGATCTGGAACCCGCTGTTGTCATCGGGCGAGATCCACTCGCATGAAACGGGACGCTCCAGCCCGCGGTCCATAACATTGTTGTGGCTGTCGGGCCCGCTCGAGGTCCAAACGCCGTTGACGTAGCTGCCCCCGACGATGCCCATGACGCCGTCGGGTTCATAGAGCGACTTGCCCGGGTCGCCGACCAGCGAGATCACCGGGAGCGATCGAACGGTCGCCGGGGCGTTGAAGATATAGGTGTGTGTGTAGACGGAGGTCGGCTTCCACCCCTCCTTGACGGCCATGACCCGCAGGCACAGGGTGGTCCGCACCAGCATGGGACCGGTATAGAGTCGTCCCGGCGGGAAACGCCGGTCGACGCCGTCATCCGGAACGGCGCCGTCGGTGGTGTATATGATCTCGGCGCCCTCGGTGGGGCACGTGATGGTCAGGAGGAACGGACTGTCGTAGAAGCCGCGCTCGTGACTGACGCGCAGCGGGGCGACCTCGCCGAGATACCCCTCGTTGTTGGGCGCCCCCGGGGTCGGTTCTCCGAAGAATCGAAGCGTTTCGCCGGCGTCCGGATGGCGTCCAAAGGAGACGTCCGGGCTCTGCGGTCCGAAGACCAGGCTGTCCAGGAGCGTCTGCCCGTCGGCGGCAAACAGAAGGACGTGCTCGCCTGCGGAGTCCAGTTTGAAGTCCGCGTGGAGCCAGGTGGTTCCGCTGCCGCCGTCGGCCCAGACCAGAAGGTACCCTCGGGACGCAATGACCGTCTTGGCGGGTTCGTTGTCGGGAAACCGCCATTGGGTGGCGTCCTCCGGGTCGTCCGTCAGGTACATCCCCCCCACGTCCACCGGTGTTCGGCCGGCATTGTAGATCTCGATCCAGTCGCTGTAGTTGCCCCGAAGGTCCGTCACCGTCGTCGCATTGGACGCCATGACCTCGTTGATGAACAGCGACGTGTCGGCTGCCAACGAGGAATAGGGCGAGGCGGCAAGCAGTATCGTACAAGCGAAGTACATCGCAATCGGTTTCAGCATGATCTCCTCACTGGCACTACAGGTACCTTGACGAGTATACCAAACCCGGCAGGAAAAATCGAGCTTCATCTGGGCCGGGCCGACTCTGGGACAAAACAGTTGCCCTCGTACTGTGATTCGATTACGCTCGACACCCGGCAGGGGTGCGTTGTGCGCCCATCATTGTGATGCATTTGGTAGCAACGGCAGGAACGGGACTGGACGCTCGTACGATGGCGGAAATGCAGGAACAACTGCTGCACGAAATCTCACCCCTGCTCGAGAGGGAGAGGCTGGCCACACTCCGCGAGCTGCTATACGACTGGCGAACCAGTGACATTGCGGAGATCGTCGAGTTGGTCGACGACGATCGACGACGGTTGATCTTCGACGTCCTGGAGATCCCCGTTGCGGCCGAGGTCCTCGAAAAGGTCAACGAGGCGACGCGGGATCGCCTTTTCGAGATTCTCACCGAGGAGGAGATCCACCGGGTCTTCTCCGAGTTGGACTGGGATGACGCCGCCGACCTTCTGGCCGAGATGCCCGAGGACATCGCGGATAAGGCTATCCGCAGCTTGTCTCTGCCGGACCGCCTCCAGGTCCACAAGCTGATGCGGTACTCGGAGGATTCGGCCGGCGGCATCATGGACCCGGTGGTCATCAGCGTGTCCGAGGACGCCACCGTCGCCGAGGCGGTCAGCAAGATTCGCATGGCGGAGATCGACGAGGATTTTTACTCCGTCTACGTGGTGGACTGCGACGGGCGCTTCATCGGGGAAGTGCGACTTCGGTTTCTGCTGACACGGCGGGAGAACACGCGGATCGGTGATCTCGTGGATCGGGACACGATCTACGTCCGGACTGACACGGACCAGGAACAGGTGCGCAACGTCTTCCGCAAGAACGACCTGCTCGTCGTTCCGGTCCTGGACGAAGACCACAAGCTTGCTGGTCGCATCACAGCCGACCGCGTCATCGAGGTGGCCGAGGAAGAAGCCGTCGAAGACATCTACACGATGGCCGGCACGAATCCCGAGGAGCTGGATACGTTCTCTGCGTTGCGGGCGGCCCGCATTCGCATGACCTGGCTGCTGCCCTGCCTGCTGGGCACGGGAGTGACCGCCATCGTGATGAACCTTTTCGGGACCTACGATCCGCGGGTCTACCTGGCGGCGGCGGCGTTCGTCCCGATGATCGCGGCGATCAGCGGCAACGCGGGCCTACAGACCTCGGCCATCGTCGTCTCCGGTCTGGCCACCGGCCACTTGGTGGCCCTGAAGCTCAGCACCGTCTTCAGTCGGGAGGTGCGAATCGCCCTGCTGGTCGCCACGGCCTGCGGCCTGGTGGGCGCCGTGATTTGCAGCGTGCTGATTCACTATCGTTCCGCGCAGAACACGATCGAGCCGGTTCGCCTGGTCTTGGCGTTCGGTGGCGCCATGTTTTCCGCCATCATGGTTGCAACGACGCTGGGTCTTTTCCTGCCGTTTGTGTTCCGGCGGATCGGCATCGATCCGGCCATCAGCTCCGGTCCACTGGTGACCACCGCCAACGACTCGATCAGCGTGGCCATTTTCATGACGCTCGCCGTGACGCTGGCCAGTTGACCAACCCCCTGATCAGGGACGGCTTCGGCGGCCCCCGCCGCCCTGGCGAGTGCTGCGGCGGTTCACCGCCGTCGCAGAAACTGACGAATACTCCGGATGCGCAGATCGAACGTCGGATGTGTGGCGAAATACTTGCCCAGATCGACCGGGCCCGACGACGTTTTCATCTCCGCCAGCCGTCCGAGCAGCCGTATGGAGGCGTCGGGATCGTACCCTGCGGCCG is from Anaerobaca lacustris and encodes:
- the mgtE gene encoding magnesium transporter, encoding MAEMQEQLLHEISPLLERERLATLRELLYDWRTSDIAEIVELVDDDRRRLIFDVLEIPVAAEVLEKVNEATRDRLFEILTEEEIHRVFSELDWDDAADLLAEMPEDIADKAIRSLSLPDRLQVHKLMRYSEDSAGGIMDPVVISVSEDATVAEAVSKIRMAEIDEDFYSVYVVDCDGRFIGEVRLRFLLTRRENTRIGDLVDRDTIYVRTDTDQEQVRNVFRKNDLLVVPVLDEDHKLAGRITADRVIEVAEEEAVEDIYTMAGTNPEELDTFSALRAARIRMTWLLPCLLGTGVTAIVMNLFGTYDPRVYLAAAAFVPMIAAISGNAGLQTSAIVVSGLATGHLVALKLSTVFSREVRIALLVATACGLVGAVICSVLIHYRSAQNTIEPVRLVLAFGGAMFSAIMVATTLGLFLPFVFRRIGIDPAISSGPLVTTANDSISVAIFMTLAVTLAS